AGTCTCTATATCGATGATGGCGTCGGGATCTTTGAATGAAATGGAGCCGGGAGTCCCGGCCTCCTTGAGTGCATCCAAAAGCAGGCCGCCGAGCACACTCTCCTCATCCTGCGCATGGATCTTGCCTTTGAATCCCCGGCGGTGCATGCGGATATGAAACGACTTGCCGGCCAGCTTTTCTAGCCATCCTAGTATGATCTCTTTGGCCCGGGACTCGAACTCATCGGCAGACTGGAATGTAAAGGTGCGCTGAAGCGGTACGATACGCGCAATGTCATATTTGAGGATACCTGGATCCTTACTGAACATTTCGGTCAATCTGTTGACAAACTGCTCCACATCATGGATCTTCATCACCATAATATTCATATAATCCGTACGTCTGAGCGGCCCCATCCGGCCCAGTATCTCGCATGTGCGGTCAAATCCTTCATCGCGCGCAGTGACAACTATATTCCAATCTTTCATCTATGCTCCTTACTATATAATAATCAAAAACAGTAGGTAGGCAAGTATAGCGCATTGGCTGTGAATTTGTCCAATCTGCCTTTCTGCTTCAAAGAATAAACGTGGAATATTACTGGTTCATCTGTTTTTTGTTGGGATTTTATCGGTACATTGTTTCATCATACATATTCGGTACGCGTAGGGTGTGCAACAGCACACCTTCCACACGTTATTTCACATTTATTTGGTAATTTTTATTTTAATCTGTGTGCAATTGCACACCCTACAATTCTCCCTAAAAGCCCTGTCCAAAAGAGAAGCCTTCAACGCTTTCAAGCTCTCCATCTTCTCTTTTTGGACTGATTTTACTTTTTCTGTTTTTTCTGAGATTTGGTCTAGGTATTTGACTATTTTTCTTTTGACTAAAAAAAGGAAGATAGTGACTTGTTATTGTTACCAGACCCCTAAGCTCAAGATGTATTAAGTTGTTATTGTCACCTGACCCCTATACCCCCTATACCCCGAAGTGCTCAAGGTGATCCTGAACAGTGTTAATTATGAAGGAAGAGATGCAAACATCGATTATACTGTGGATCCCGAAGTCGTCATATCTGGTGCCAGAGAGATAGAGATCATGGATGCACAGAGAACAAGCAGCGGGAAATTCATAGGGTAATTCTCTCTCTTTCTCACTCTTTCTGACTCCTCTGGGGTTTGCGTACACTCCGTACGCACCTGATATGCAGCATACGGTCCTGCCTTGTAGGCTCGGCCTCACCGTAGCGCATCGAAATTTTCCATGCCTCTTTCTTTGGGTCTCCCACAAACGGTGTAGCAGTCCAGAACCACTCATCCACACGCATGGAAAACCCGTTTTTGAGGGCTGGACGTTCTCGTCTCAGATCGACGATCGTGTAGAGCTCTTTTATCGACGGGAGTCTCCAGTCCTCAAAACCGTCAACACTAAGTTGCTTACAATAGTTACTGGCTTCCACATATGACTTCTCCACCGTAGCCACACTCTTGTTATCCTGCCAGATCAACCCGGTCTTCTCATCCAGTTTAGAAGACGCCCCGAACAACAGTGTACCCGTTACGATCAATAATAATGCGGTCTTCATTTGCTCTCCTTCTGGAATATCGCCGGAACATCTTTCACACAGCGGACCGCATGGTTGGTGCTTTTGTAACTGTAGTAGGTCTTTCCTGTACGAAAATCGATCGTCCAGGCACGCGACACATTGGGTGCGAAAGTCGTGGAGGTCCAGTACGTCCCCTCTTCCACGAACTCAAAAGCGGCATTTACCGCCGGGTCCATACGTCTGTAGTCCACGATAGAAAGCAGTTCCCTAAATGACGGCAGCCGCCAGTGTGCCATACCGTCAAGCACCAGTTTGTCACAATACGCCATAGCATCATCCCAGTCTTCCGAACTCTGCTGTGAGTCAACATTATCCTGCCAGTAGATACCGTTCTTCTTGTCCAGCACCACATCCGCCATACCCTGCGCATGAACAAAACCGCCTACACCCACCAGCATAGCGATAAAAAGAGTTTTCATTTTCTGCATATGATCTTCCATAGGTAAATTTTATCTATTATAGCAGGATTTGTTTTGATGATGCATTTGCATTACAACAGCCCAAATCACATACTTTTCTAATTTACTGCATAGGGAAAAAATATGACAAATCAACATGTTTTTCAACCTTTACCATACTACTAAGGGTCAGTCGCCACCTATTTTCGACCTCTATTTTGGATTTAAATTCGAGATATTAAAGCAGATATCATAAAAGGGGTAGGTTTCGGTTACAGTTGCATATCACCTTTATGCACTGCACACTGCAGCGACTATTCGAGAATTTTGTATCCTTTTCTCCTTCTCTTTGAGTCGATAACGTTTGGAGAGTTTTATATCAATACCGTGAGGAATAAAATCGATCTCACGCTTCATCTTCTCCACCATTGGGTCACACTTCGGATCCAAACCATACGATTCATAAAAATCGTCTATAAAATCCTTAATAGCCTCCGGTGACTCTGTCGTAAGCTTTCCATGCAGCTTATACCCTAACAGTGCTGCATCATACTTATAGGTGATCTTCGGGCTGATAAATGAAAGCAGTGAGTTTTTGAACATCGGGTAATGGAAATTGATGGGGATGTAGGACGCACCATTACGTTCCATAATAATGATTCTCTGTGTCGGAGGCAGGGTAATATATCTTGGATCAGCATGCTCTGGAAGATCGACAAGACTCAGTACCGCACGCAGTTCCTCCTTCTCTTTTGCCGCTTCCTTCTTCATTTCAATGAGCACCTGCTTTTGAATGTTCGAAGCCGAAAACCCGCGGCATCCGTCACGCATTCCCATATAGGAGATCAGACCGGTACGGCTTCTCCTGTAGTAAACACCGACGAAAAAGGCTACGGGAAATACCATACCGTCTTCCCGTATCTGTTTAGAGACACTGATAAGCACACGTTCATTCGCTGTCTCATCTTCCAGTCCCCGCTTTGCCATCCTTTTCATCGTCTTCCAGTTAAGATGGTCTTCCGGGTCTGGGAAACAGGAAACAAGTATCTCTTCGTAAACCTGCTTCAACAGTGTATAATTATATGTTTCGTGTATATTCTCTATAATCAATTTCTGCATCAATATCCTTAATTAATTATAAATCAATAAACATAATTTATAGTGATTTTAAAAAATAAGAAGTAGTATATGAAAAATAATCTTTAATTGTTTTTAAATCTATGGATATTGTCGGTCTTAGGTAGGAAAGCTAAAAGTGCTATTTCAAAATTTACAAAAAACATCTCCGAATCTTCTCAATCAGACTTTCCCCATATTCTTCACATTGTTTATCCCATGCACTTTTGCATAGCTTTTGTATTATTATATTCAATCAGCGCGTAAAAAAGTGTCTATGGTTTTGGGGTCAGTCGCCACCTGTAAATCTCACTAAAGGGAAATATGATATCGATCATGTGCTGTCCTATTCCATCTGGTTCAACTATACTTATACTAAGGGTCAGGCGTTGAATATACACTTTTGACGATCTTTGAAACAAGTGAACGGGATACACTCAAATGCTTTGCGATCTGGGCTTGTGTGTATCCGTCATCACAGGCATTGATAATACTAGTATTTCTCTCATTCCTGGTTTTACTGTCTCCGAAATGTTCCTTCAGTGTTTTCAAATAAGCAGGCTAACGCAAAGGGTCAGGCGTTGAAAATACACTTTTTATTAAACCACCTATAACTACACTCTCTGAGAAATACGTGGTGATACTAATACTATACCAAGAAGAAAAAAGTCAAAGTTATTCAGGATGCCAAAAAAACTTTTAACCTTTTGGCATCTGCCACGGCGTAACCCTGCATATCGTTATTGAAATAAATATAAGTCTCTTTACCGTTCTTTGTAAAGCCTTTTATAGTTTCTGCCCACTCCTGCAGAGCTTCGTCGCTGTAACTTCCCTGGTAATGGCCTGAAGGGCCATGCAGCCTGATATATACAAAATCACCGGTTGCAACCAAAAGAGGCTTTTTCTGCCCAAAATCATGCAGGCACAATGCCACTCTGTAGCGACGAAGCATCTCAATGATCTCGTCATCGTACCAGCTGTCGTGGCGAAACTCTATCACAAATCTATATCCTGACGGCAAAAGCTGAAGAAAGCTCTCCAGCAGCGCAGTATCTTTGTGTAAAGAAGGCGGCAATTGAAAAAGAATAGCAGCCGTCTTTTGACGGATCGGCTTGATCAGGTGCAAAAAGAGGTAAAGATCGTCTTTTATATTTTTTAACTTTTTATAATGGGTAATGACCCGCCAGGCCTTGAAAGAAAAAAGAAAATCATCCGGTGATCTTTGCGCCCAATGTTCTATGGTTTTGGCTTTTGGAAGATGGTAAAAGGTACTGTTCATCTCCACAGTTTCAAAATGCTGCACAAAATATTCAAGCCAGTGGGTTTTTGCCAAACCTTCCGGATAGAATGCACCGATCCAGTGGGGATAGTAAAAACCTGAAGTGCCGATATATGCCTTAGCGGGCATAGATCCCCATCAGTTCAGCCTCTTCTATCACATGTCCTCTCATGACCCCAAGCAGCTGCTCTTTGCTGAGACCCGGATCTAATTCAAGAGGAATATCCAGCGCATAAAGTTTGATGAAATATCTGTGAGGCCTGTCAGGAGGGCACGGGCCGCCATATCCTGTTTTTCCAAAATCGTTGATACCCTGTCTGATGCCATCAGCCAGCACCGGTGCACCGGGAATATTTTCCGGCAATCCATGCAGGTCAGAAGGTATATTGTAAGCTACCCAATGCACAAAGATACCTGCCGGAGCATCCGGATCATCCATGATCAAAGCCAGAGAACGCGTACCCTCCGGCACATTTTCAAAAACCAGAGGAATCGAAATATCACTCCCGTGACATCCATATTCAAAAGGTATCTGATCGCCGTTTTCAAAAGCAGGACTTCGTACAAACATTTTAGATCCTTTCGCATCCAGGATTTAACCCTGAAGTGCACTTTGCTTATTAAAAATCATATCAAAATTATCCTAAGCTGCTAATGGATTTTTATCGATTGTTAATTGATGCGGTATATAATAAGGGCATCTCTAATAACCCTAAATAAAAAAGGAATGTACATGCCCTTGCGCCATCGCGGTGTCCATCCCAAAGATACCGAATATTTTGCCAAAGACCAGCTGCCTAAACTTGCAACCGCTGTCAAAGAACTGTCATGGTTGCTTGGCCGGGGTTACAGCATGAAAGCCGCCTTGACACTCGTTGGTGACCATCACCAGCTTGCTACACGACAGAGGCTTGCCGTCGGCCGCATAGCCTGTACCGACGGAAAGATCGCTGCACGGCAGGCAAAATGCATCAGCCTGGAGGCGCTGAAGGAGCGTGAGGTCCTCATTGACGGATTTAACCTCATCATCACCATCGAAACCGCTCTTGGTGGCGGTGCTGTCTTCGACTGTTTGGACGGCTGCTACCGCGACCTCTCGTCCGTTTACGGCAGCTACAGACCCGTCGAAGAGACACTCCCTGCCATTGAGCTCATCGGCGATCTGCTGGCCGGCTATCATCCCGAACAGGTCCACTGGCTTTTTGACAGACCCGTCTCCAACAGCGGCAGACTTGCCGGAATGGTCCAGCATCTGGGTGATGCACACAACTGGCCCTTCACCACCGAAACGACAGACCGCACCGATGCACTGTTGACAGCGAGCAGGCACATTGTCGTTAGCTGTGACTCCGCCATACTCGACCGCACGGCACACTGGTGCAACCTGGCACGTGAAGTCATTATGCGTTCAGTTCCGGATGCATGGGTCATCGACCTGAAGGGTTGAAAATACTTACACCTTATGAGGCATGATACTCTTTACTTTGACCCCCTCATAAAGTATTTTTCTTACACAGCGCTTCATATTGACTTTCTTTTTTATGTAGTGAAGCATACATACATCTTGCAAATGCTTCAATACTGTGCTCTTTGACAGAAAGTCCTCCCAGGAAATTATAACGATATGTTTGATGTTTTATTTTTTTAAGGGTACTAAATAGTTTTCGCACAAATGTGAGAATTTCACCTGCTTCATAAATGATGGTGATAAGGTTTTCATATTGATCATAGTTTCTGTTTGCAAATACCCGGGGAGAAGGATGAAACACAACAGCATCTACATCTTTGTTTAAAAGTGAAATATGCATAGCAAGACCGCCTCCTAAAGAGTGTCCTGTGGTCATAATGGTTTTTCCAGGATACTCAGATAAAACATATTTGAAAAGTTCATCTGCATCTCCATATTGACCATCTAAATCAATATCTGTATTTCCATATTTCCAATCATTTTTATCATCTGTTCCCCGAAAAGCAATCACAACTCTTTTTTCATCATCCGAAACATATATATCTGCACTGAAACCATGTTGGTTTATCATTCTTTTGGTGCGTTTCCAACCCGGAATATCTATTTGCACTTTTCTATTGTAGGCATTGGATGACATGATGGCATATACGTAGGATTCTTGAGATACTGTATTTAATATATTGATATCTTCTTTAAAAATACCAAAGCGTGTATTGTAGGAACATTTACACTTTTCCAAAGATTTTTTATCTGACAGTAAAGTGGAAATATTCTGTGTTTCAGGTATTTTTACTTCTTTGAATATTCCATTTTTTTCGTTTTTTGATGACATAACGATTTTTCTCCTTTTATTTTAGATTCTATGCCCTTTTTAAACACATAGACATGTTTTAATTATACATCAATTTTGTTGGTGTATAGAAACATAGTGATGCTAATACTATTTATTTTTTATCATCAATTTCTACCAGGGACTTGGATCACCGGAGATGCCCTAAAACGTTTTATAGAGGATGGCGCCTTTAAAGGTTGAATTGGACAAATCGTTGTTGTTGAATACGTCAGATCTCACAATGGTCCATCTTCCTGAAGCCCTGACGGGCCCGCCACCAGAGCGGCCATTTGTAGAGGCGTTCTATGAGTTTTTTGACCAGGTAGGCGGCATATCCGTTGATGCGTATCCACCCCAGGTCTATTGTGGCGTAGCTGCCGCCAAGGGCAATGGCGATACCGTCGATCCTCAGGTCGGCCTTTTTGGGTTTTTCATCCTGTACAGTGCGCATAATGTTCAACGCTGCGGTATCGCCGCTCTGTATGGCTGTCTGCGCGGTGGGAGGAAGAGCCTTTCCCTTTCTGTCATGCAGTGCTGCCACATCGCCTGCAAAATAGACGGATGCATCTGAGGGAGAGCGCAGGTATGCATCGACAAGGAAGCGGCCTTTTTCGTTCCTGGGCAGGGAAAGAGAGGAGAGCACGGGTGCAACGACCGTACCTCCCGCGAAGATCATAAAGTCGAACCCGATCTTTGCACCGTCGCTCAGACAGACTTCGTGCTCGTGTATTGCAGTGATGCGGCATTGGGTGTGGAGATTGACACGCAGTCTCTTCAGCCGATTGGTCGCCGTAGCAATGACAGCGGGATGCATACCGAAAAGCACCGTCTCCCTGCTGACGATAAGATGAATATGCAGGCAGGCGCAGCAGAGCGTATTGCTCCGGTAGTAGCGGTTGAAAAAGTGCTGCATGTCTGCCGCGATCTCCACGCCGGAAAGCCCTGCCCCACCGATGACGATATTGAAATTCTCTTTGGCTTTTTTATCCGACTCCAGCCGCTTGTACAGCTCATTTTCAAAGAACTGTTTCAGGCGCAAGGCACCTCTGAGGCTTTTAGGGCCGCTTGCATAATTCTCTATATCGGCGTCACTTTCAAACTTTCTGCTGACACTGCCAAGTCCGACCACGAGAGAATCGTAAGTGATTTCACTTTCTTCAAGGAGGATCCGCTTCGCTTCATTTTCGACTGCCCGTACTTCACTCTGAACAAAAGTCACATTGTCATAATAGGCACACAAGGCATGCAGACTGACGATCGTCTCTTCAAAAGGGATGCTTCCGCTGATGAGATCGTACCCTTCGGTCTGCAGGAAATGGTACGGGTGCCTGTCGACAAGTGTGACACCAATACCCGGTTTATCCGCGAGCCTCCGCATAGCTGAAAGCCCTGCGTAACTAGCCCCCACAATGACCACATGATGCTTCATTACCCTGCCTCACTGTAGAATGTTTGCTGCTTTTGAGCCATCTTCACAAGCAGTGCCGCGGGTTCAAAACGGCTTCCAAAGGTCTGGCTCAGGACATGAAGTCTCTCGACGATCTCTTCAATACCCTCTGCATCCGCATAACGTAAAAGACCGCCCCTGAATGCAGGGAAACCGGTTCCCAGTACCATAGCCATATCGAGATAGCGTGCAGTGGAAACCACGTTCTCTTCCAGGCATCGTGCCGCTTCGTTCACCATAATAAGGATGGCTCTGTCCAAAATGACATGATCTTCAAGCGTTATGCTTTGTGACTGAAGTCTTTTAATTTCGTCATTGACTGAATGTCTTTTACCTTTATGCACGTAGAAACCCGTACCCGTTTTCTTTCCCAGCCACTTCATCTCTGTCATTTTGGCAAGGATGCCGGAGGGTTGCATTCTCTCTCCGTAGGCATCATAGAGAATGGCTGAGACCTTTTCGCCGATATCTATGCCCACTTCATCCGCAAGCGTGAACGGCCCCATCGGCATACCGAAGTCACTCAGTACACTGTCTATGCGTGCCACACTCTCACCCTCTTCGAACATTTTCGCCGATTCATTGAGGTAGGGAAGCAGGATCCTGTTGACCAGGAAGCCGGCACTCTCTTTGACCTTGATGGGTGTCTTACCAAGTTTTTTTGCCAAAGCGACCACAGTAGCGATCGTCTTTGGTTTTGTTTTCTTCCCGGCAATTACTTCCACCAGCGGCATTTTTGCCACAGGGTTGAAAAAATGCATACCTACAAAACGCCCGGGGTGTTCCGTCTCTTCTACCAGACCGCTAATAGCCAGGGAAGAGGTATTGGTAGCGATGATACACTCCTCACTTACCCTCTGTTCAAGTGCCCGGTAGATACCCTTTTTTACCCCGGCGTCTTCACTGACCGCTTCAATAATGATGTCGACCTTAGCGAACCCTTCCATCGTTGTCGTGTAGGTGACCCTGTCCATTTTCAGGCCAATCTCACGCTCGGTGAGACGCCCTCTTTTTTTAATACTTTCAAAGTTCGCTCTCATTTTGGAGAGTGCTTCCGCGATACTCTGCATTTTCCGAGCCCCAAGCCTGACAGGAATGTTATGGCTGGCAAGGGCCCACGCTATGCCTGATCCCATGGTACCCACACCCATGACAGCCGCACTCTCAATGCTGCGAGGCTTGGCCTTTGAGAAGCTCTCTTTTTTAAGTGCTTCGGAGGTGAAAAAGAGCTCTATGAGGTTTTTGGATATCTGGCCGGTCGCCAGAGGCTCGAAGGCTTCAAGCTCCACTTTCAGACCTTCCTGAAGCGGCATGGTCAGTGTCTTCTCCATGACATTGATCGTTTCGATCGGTGCGGGGTAATGCCCCTGTGTTTTTTTCAGCACTTCACTTTTTGCCATAGAGGCAATAAGTATTTTGACAGGTGTGATCGTCTCATACCATTTTATTCCCTGCCGTGTCAGGGCCACCTTCGCTTCAAGTTTGCCTGCAAGAATATCTCTGATGAACTCCTCTTTTTTGAACCCGAGATACCCGCTGGGTACGGAGGCATCGACCAGCCCGAGTTTCAGGGCCTTGTCCCCTTTGAGTCTTTTGGAAGCGGTGATGAGTTCGATCGCTTTGGCAAAACCGACAAGTTCAGGAAGTCTCTGTGTTCCGCCAAGCCCGGGAATGATACCAAGGCCCACTTCCACCAGCCCGATACGTGTATGCGCTGCATTGGTCGCTACACGGTAAGCACAGGCCAGGGCAAGTTCCAGACCCCCGCCTAGACAGGCACCGTCTATCATGGCGACCGTAGGGAACGGCAGGTTTTCCAGACGGTTGAAAATCTCCTGCCCCTGACGCAGTTTCTCCGCAGTCTCACCCGGATCTTTGAATGCCTTGATCTCTTTGATATCCGCACCGGCGATGAAAATATCCTCTTTGGCACTCTCTACGAAGAGGGCTTTGATACTCCGGTCATCCTGCATCCGGACAAGATGCTGTTCCAGTTCATACAGGGCATCGAAACAGAGTACATTGAGAGAGGAATCAGGGGTGTCGAATGTAAGTGTAGCTATGCCTCTCTCATCTATGTTTAAATTAAAATATTTCATTATTCCACCTCCAGTAAGAGTGAAGCACCCTGCCCGCCGCCGATACACAAAGTCGCCAGCCCGCGCTGCAGGCCACGCTGTCTGAGCTCATGCAGCACAGTGATCACCAACCTTGTTCCGGTCATTCCGACTGGATGCCCCAGTGCTACGGCACCTCCGTTGACATTCAGGATATCGGGGTCAATGGCACCGACCGCTTTTCTGTCGCCAAAATGCGCTTTGGCGAACGCTTTGGAGGCAAAAGCCCTTTCACAGGCAATGACTTGAGCAGCAAAGGCTTCATTGATCTCCATGATTTCGATATCTTTCATACCTAGACCTGTCTGGGCAAAAAGTTTGTGTGTCGAAAAGACAGGGCCCAGCCCCATGCGTTTGGGTTCAAGTCCGGAGTAGGCATGGTCGCGCAGGTAGCCCAGAGGTTCAAAACCTCTTTTTTTGGCTTCACTCTCGCCCATCAGTACCACGCCCGCAGCTGCATCCGTGATCTGCGAAGAGTTACCCGCCGTCACCGTTCCGTTCTTTCGGTCGAAGAAAGGCTTCAGTCGTGCCAGTTTTTCCAATGTCTGTCCTTCGCGTATACCGTCGTCATAGTCCAGATACTTTCCGGCATACTCATCATAGACGACCGGCATACTCTCCAGCGCAAAACGGCCGTTCTCTTTGGCCTTTGCCGCTTTTTGATGGCTCAGCAGAGAAAAGAGGT
This DNA window, taken from Sulfurovum lithotrophicum, encodes the following:
- a CDS encoding THUMP domain-containing protein; this translates as MGPLRRTDYMNIMVMKIHDVEQFVNRLTEMFSKDPGILKYDIARIVPLQRTFTFQSADEFESRAKEIILGWLEKLAGKSFHIRMHRRGFKGKIHAQDEESVLGGLLLDALKEAGTPGSISFKDPDAIIDIETVSNRAGISIWMREDLERYAFLHLD
- a CDS encoding DUF1566 domain-containing protein, giving the protein MKTALLLIVTGTLLFGASSKLDEKTGLIWQDNKSVATVEKSYVEASNYCKQLSVDGFEDWRLPSIKELYTIVDLRRERPALKNGFSMRVDEWFWTATPFVGDPKKEAWKISMRYGEAEPTRQDRMLHIRCVRSVRKPQRSQKE
- a CDS encoding DUF1566 domain-containing protein; this translates as MQKMKTLFIAMLVGVGGFVHAQGMADVVLDKKNGIYWQDNVDSQQSSEDWDDAMAYCDKLVLDGMAHWRLPSFRELLSIVDYRRMDPAVNAAFEFVEEGTYWTSTTFAPNVSRAWTIDFRTGKTYYSYKSTNHAVRCVKDVPAIFQKESK
- a CDS encoding helix-turn-helix domain-containing protein; translated protein: MKTLKEHFGDSKTRNERNTSIINACDDGYTQAQIAKHLSVSRSLVSKIVKSVYSTPDP
- a CDS encoding DUF72 domain-containing protein, whose translation is MPAKAYIGTSGFYYPHWIGAFYPEGLAKTHWLEYFVQHFETVEMNSTFYHLPKAKTIEHWAQRSPDDFLFSFKAWRVITHYKKLKNIKDDLYLFLHLIKPIRQKTAAILFQLPPSLHKDTALLESFLQLLPSGYRFVIEFRHDSWYDDEIIEMLRRYRVALCLHDFGQKKPLLVATGDFVYIRLHGPSGHYQGSYSDEALQEWAETIKGFTKNGKETYIYFNNDMQGYAVADAKRLKVFLAS
- a CDS encoding YbhB/YbcL family Raf kinase inhibitor-like protein, producing MFVRSPAFENGDQIPFEYGCHGSDISIPLVFENVPEGTRSLALIMDDPDAPAGIFVHWVAYNIPSDLHGLPENIPGAPVLADGIRQGINDFGKTGYGGPCPPDRPHRYFIKLYALDIPLELDPGLSKEQLLGVMRGHVIEEAELMGIYAR
- a CDS encoding DUF434 domain-containing protein, which translates into the protein MYMPLRHRGVHPKDTEYFAKDQLPKLATAVKELSWLLGRGYSMKAALTLVGDHHQLATRQRLAVGRIACTDGKIAARQAKCISLEALKEREVLIDGFNLIITIETALGGGAVFDCLDGCYRDLSSVYGSYRPVEETLPAIELIGDLLAGYHPEQVHWLFDRPVSNSGRLAGMVQHLGDAHNWPFTTETTDRTDALLTASRHIVVSCDSAILDRTAHWCNLAREVIMRSVPDAWVIDLKG
- a CDS encoding Mbeg1-like protein, with product MSSKNEKNGIFKEVKIPETQNISTLLSDKKSLEKCKCSYNTRFGIFKEDINILNTVSQESYVYAIMSSNAYNRKVQIDIPGWKRTKRMINQHGFSADIYVSDDEKRVVIAFRGTDDKNDWKYGNTDIDLDGQYGDADELFKYVLSEYPGKTIMTTGHSLGGGLAMHISLLNKDVDAVVFHPSPRVFANRNYDQYENLITIIYEAGEILTFVRKLFSTLKKIKHQTYRYNFLGGLSVKEHSIEAFARCMYASLHKKESQYEALCKKNTL
- a CDS encoding NAD(P)/FAD-dependent oxidoreductase, producing MKHHVVIVGASYAGLSAMRRLADKPGIGVTLVDRHPYHFLQTEGYDLISGSIPFEETIVSLHALCAYYDNVTFVQSEVRAVENEAKRILLEESEITYDSLVVGLGSVSRKFESDADIENYASGPKSLRGALRLKQFFENELYKRLESDKKAKENFNIVIGGAGLSGVEIAADMQHFFNRYYRSNTLCCACLHIHLIVSRETVLFGMHPAVIATATNRLKRLRVNLHTQCRITAIHEHEVCLSDGAKIGFDFMIFAGGTVVAPVLSSLSLPRNEKGRFLVDAYLRSPSDASVYFAGDVAALHDRKGKALPPTAQTAIQSGDTAALNIMRTVQDEKPKKADLRIDGIAIALGGSYATIDLGWIRINGYAAYLVKKLIERLYKWPLWWRARQGFRKMDHCEI
- a CDS encoding 3-hydroxyacyl-CoA dehydrogenase NAD-binding domain-containing protein; its protein translation is MKYFNLNIDERGIATLTFDTPDSSLNVLCFDALYELEQHLVRMQDDRSIKALFVESAKEDIFIAGADIKEIKAFKDPGETAEKLRQGQEIFNRLENLPFPTVAMIDGACLGGGLELALACAYRVATNAAHTRIGLVEVGLGIIPGLGGTQRLPELVGFAKAIELITASKRLKGDKALKLGLVDASVPSGYLGFKKEEFIRDILAGKLEAKVALTRQGIKWYETITPVKILIASMAKSEVLKKTQGHYPAPIETINVMEKTLTMPLQEGLKVELEAFEPLATGQISKNLIELFFTSEALKKESFSKAKPRSIESAAVMGVGTMGSGIAWALASHNIPVRLGARKMQSIAEALSKMRANFESIKKRGRLTEREIGLKMDRVTYTTTMEGFAKVDIIIEAVSEDAGVKKGIYRALEQRVSEECIIATNTSSLAISGLVEETEHPGRFVGMHFFNPVAKMPLVEVIAGKKTKPKTIATVVALAKKLGKTPIKVKESAGFLVNRILLPYLNESAKMFEEGESVARIDSVLSDFGMPMGPFTLADEVGIDIGEKVSAILYDAYGERMQPSGILAKMTEMKWLGKKTGTGFYVHKGKRHSVNDEIKRLQSQSITLEDHVILDRAILIMVNEAARCLEENVVSTARYLDMAMVLGTGFPAFRGGLLRYADAEGIEEIVERLHVLSQTFGSRFEPAALLVKMAQKQQTFYSEAG
- a CDS encoding thiolase family protein, giving the protein MSTKKTKAQTERIAIITGLRTPMARAGGRFAKMQADRLGAVLFRELMMRSPVDVNEVDEVIIGNVAQPIHAANIARVIALRAGFPEATPALTVHRNCASGMESITTAASRIHAGEGRVYVCGGVESMSNIPLVYNKKMTSLFTKLAASKTLFDKLRTLMGFRPAYLKPIVGLMSGLTDPVSGLLMGSTAEVLAQDFGISREEQDLFSLLSHQKAAKAKENGRFALESMPVVYDEYAGKYLDYDDGIREGQTLEKLARLKPFFDRKNGTVTAGNSSQITDAAAGVVLMGESEAKKRGFEPLGYLRDHAYSGLEPKRMGLGPVFSTHKLFAQTGLGMKDIEIMEINEAFAAQVIACERAFASKAFAKAHFGDRKAVGAIDPDILNVNGGAVALGHPVGMTGTRLVITVLHELRQRGLQRGLATLCIGGGQGASLLLEVE